The following proteins come from a genomic window of Solwaraspora sp. WMMA2065:
- a CDS encoding DegT/DnrJ/EryC1/StrS family aminotransferase, with amino-acid sequence MSSIPLVDLAAAHTEVAEEVDAGFKRVLAGTAFIGGAEVTAFEAEYATFSGVPHCVGVANGTDALELALRAVGVGPGSEVILPANTFIATAEAVARAGARVVLVDCDPATYLIDVDAALAAVTPATRAIAPVHLYGQLAEVDRLRAGLASLSATGQEIAIVEDAAQCQGATRHGRGAGADGIAATSFYPGKNLGAYGDAGAVVTADAQLAADVRRMSAHGSVRKYVHEVVGFNSRLDGLQAVVLRAKLARLADWNDRRRAIAARYHELLAGLDVVRPVTLDGNVHVWHIYCVRVPGGATRRDAVLAVLNAAGIGAGIHYPVPVHLTPAFADLGYPAGSFPHAESTAPELLSLPIYPQLTAEQQDRVVEVLAAALAG; translated from the coding sequence GTGAGCAGCATCCCCCTCGTCGACCTGGCCGCCGCCCACACCGAGGTGGCCGAGGAGGTCGATGCCGGTTTCAAGCGGGTCCTCGCCGGCACCGCGTTCATCGGCGGCGCCGAGGTGACCGCCTTCGAGGCCGAGTACGCCACGTTCAGCGGCGTGCCGCACTGCGTCGGGGTGGCCAACGGCACCGACGCGCTGGAGCTGGCCCTGCGGGCGGTCGGGGTCGGCCCGGGCAGCGAGGTGATCCTGCCGGCGAACACGTTCATCGCCACCGCCGAGGCGGTCGCCCGGGCCGGCGCCCGGGTGGTGCTGGTCGACTGCGACCCGGCGACGTACCTGATCGACGTGGACGCGGCACTGGCCGCGGTCACCCCGGCCACCCGGGCGATCGCCCCGGTGCACCTGTACGGCCAGCTCGCCGAGGTGGACCGGCTGCGCGCCGGGCTCGCCAGCCTGTCCGCCACCGGGCAGGAGATCGCGATCGTCGAGGACGCCGCGCAGTGCCAGGGGGCGACCCGGCACGGCCGGGGCGCCGGTGCCGACGGGATCGCCGCCACCAGCTTCTACCCGGGCAAGAACCTCGGCGCGTACGGCGACGCCGGCGCGGTGGTCACCGCCGACGCCCAGCTCGCCGCTGACGTCCGGCGGATGTCGGCGCACGGCAGCGTCCGCAAGTACGTGCACGAGGTGGTCGGCTTCAACAGCCGACTCGACGGGCTGCAGGCGGTGGTGCTGCGGGCCAAGCTGGCCCGGCTGGCCGACTGGAACGACCGACGGCGCGCCATCGCGGCCCGCTACCACGAGCTGCTGGCCGGCCTCGACGTGGTCCGGCCGGTGACGCTGGACGGCAACGTGCACGTCTGGCACATCTACTGTGTCCGGGTGCCCGGCGGGGCTACCCGGCGGGACGCCGTGCTGGCCGTGTTGAACGCCGCAGGGATCGGTGCCGGCATTCACTACCCGGTACCGGTGCACCTGACCCCGGCCTTCGCCGATCTCGGCTACCCGGCCGGGTCGTTCCCGCACGCCGAGTCGACCGCGCCGGAGCTGCTGTCGCTGCCGATCTACCCGCAGTTGACCGCCGAGCAGCAGGACCGGGTCGTCGAGGTGCTGGCCGCCGCGCTGGCGGGTTGA
- a CDS encoding MFS transporter has translation MTGQSTVYVTLRDRPGADSGTPGRAVGRRVSGTVLLLGTVSLLTDVSSEMVASVLPLYLTVVVGLSPVAYGFLDGVYQGVSALVRIAGGYAGDRGGHPKWVAVVGYGASALSRIAMVPAQGFAAITAVITTDRLGKGLRTAPRDALIAASSDPAMLGRAFGVHRALDTLGAALGPLVAFALLAAVPGSYDSVFLVSFAFAVVGVAVLVLFVPNLSTAVGAVRFGVRRMVAEVTGARLRRPLLAAGLLGLSTVGDGFLYLTLQDRDDFAALYFPLLFVGTNVAYLLLAVPMGRLADRVGRAKVMVAGHGALLACYLLAAVPAGGVGLTVAVLLLLGVFYAATDGVLPALVARLVPAPARGSGIAAAQTVVVLTRFVSSVAFGLLWSVTGPAGAVLVFSAVLAGGIPTAWWLLHGVDRAPAAGDAVPAGGGS, from the coding sequence TTGACCGGACAGTCCACCGTGTACGTCACCCTGCGCGACCGGCCCGGCGCGGACTCGGGCACCCCGGGCCGGGCCGTCGGCCGGCGGGTGTCCGGCACCGTGCTGCTACTCGGCACGGTCAGCCTGCTGACCGATGTCTCCTCGGAGATGGTCGCCTCGGTACTGCCGCTGTACCTGACCGTGGTGGTCGGGCTCAGCCCGGTGGCGTACGGCTTTCTCGACGGCGTCTACCAGGGGGTCAGCGCGCTGGTCCGGATCGCCGGCGGGTACGCCGGGGACCGCGGTGGGCACCCGAAGTGGGTGGCGGTGGTCGGCTACGGCGCGTCGGCGTTGAGCCGGATCGCCATGGTGCCGGCCCAGGGGTTCGCCGCGATCACCGCGGTGATCACCACGGACCGGCTCGGCAAGGGGCTGCGCACCGCGCCCCGGGACGCGCTGATCGCGGCCTCGTCGGACCCGGCGATGCTGGGGCGGGCGTTCGGCGTGCACCGGGCGTTGGACACGCTCGGCGCCGCGCTCGGGCCGCTGGTGGCGTTCGCCCTGCTCGCCGCTGTCCCGGGCAGCTACGACTCGGTGTTCCTGGTGTCGTTCGCGTTCGCGGTGGTCGGCGTGGCGGTGCTGGTGCTGTTCGTGCCGAACCTGTCGACCGCGGTGGGCGCGGTGCGGTTCGGGGTACGGCGGATGGTGGCCGAGGTGACCGGTGCGCGGCTGCGCCGGCCGCTGCTCGCCGCCGGGCTGCTCGGCCTGTCGACCGTCGGCGACGGCTTCCTCTACCTGACGTTGCAGGACCGCGACGACTTCGCCGCGCTGTACTTCCCGCTGTTGTTCGTCGGCACCAACGTGGCGTACCTGCTGCTGGCGGTGCCGATGGGCCGGCTGGCCGACCGGGTCGGCCGGGCGAAGGTGATGGTTGCCGGGCACGGCGCGCTGCTCGCCTGCTACCTGCTGGCCGCTGTGCCGGCCGGCGGCGTCGGACTGACCGTCGCGGTGCTGCTGCTGCTCGGCGTCTTCTACGCCGCCACCGACGGGGTGCTGCCGGCGCTGGTCGCCCGGTTGGTGCCGGCCCCGGCCCGGGGCAGCGGGATCGCCGCCGCGCAGACGGTGGTGGTGCTGACCCGGTTCGTCTCGTCGGTCGCTTTCGGTCTGTTGTGGTCGGTGACCGGTCCGGCCGGTGCGGTGCTGGTCTTCTCGGCGGTCCTGGCCGGCGGCATCCCGACGGCCTGGTGGCTGCTGCATGGCGTGGACCGGGCTCCGGCGGCCGGCGACGCCGTACCGGCGGGTGGGGGGTCCTGA